In Plasmodium gaboni strain SY75 chromosome 11, whole genome shotgun sequence, the following proteins share a genomic window:
- a CDS encoding merozoite adhesive erythrocytic binding protein (part of same gene as PGSY75_1147800A, PGSY75_1147800B.2~transcript variant 1; alternatively spliced~gap found within coding sequence) → KEEEVRKAEEIRKFEEARMAHFARRQEAIKAEEKKRDDEIKKAEEVRKAIKERNAEEIRKFEEARMAHFARRQEAIKAEAKKKADELKKAEEKKKADELKKAEEKKKADELKKAEAKKKADELKKAEERKKADELKKTEAKKKADELKKAEERKKAEERKKADELKKAEEKKREEERRNNMQLRRAEILKQIQKKRTEDVMKLYEEEKKAEQLKKDEEEKKKAEQLKKDEEEKIIKAEQLKKEEEEKKKTEQLKKEEEEKKEEEKRKTEQRKAEEEKKRKIEELKAEEEKIIKAEQLKKEEEEKRKAEQLKIEEEEEKKAEDLRKEKESVIEEELRKEDEKRRMEVEKKNIDTKEDNFENIQESNRKNTPNINKEIFGSEIKEVVITKNMQLKEEDSFQKHNSENSKNSNKNVDYPKEKDLSEYDIGNVLETNENQKINKDDIEGSNNSIAGNNNDINYTKLDVEEYKKRDVKETREQIIKISKTNMCNNDFSSKYCDYMKDSISSGTCSNEERKNLCCSISDFCLQYFDHNSNKYYDCTKKEFADPLYRCFKKKEFSNMVYFAGAGIVLILLFVIGSKIIIGKWFEEATFDEMDLNYDKIYTLAMINNEETEVSNPLNYSAENIIK, encoded by the exons GAAAGGAAGAAGAAGTAAGAAAGGCAGAAGAAATTAGAAAATTCGAGGAAGCACGAATGGCACATTTTGCTAGAAGACAAGAAGCAATCAAAGctgaagaaaaaaaaagggatgatgaaataaaaaaagcTGAAGAAGTAAGAAAGGCaataaaagaaagaaaTGCAGAAGAAATAAGAAAATTCGAGGAAGCAAGAATGGCGCATTTTGCTAGAAGACAAGAAGCAATCAAAGCTGaagcaaaaaaaaaggcCGATGAGTTAAAAAAAGctgaagaaaaaaaaaaggcTGATGAGTTAAAAAAAGctgaagaaaaaaaaaaggctgatgaattaaaaaaagctgaagcaaaaaaaaaggctgatgaattaaaaaaagctgaagaaagaaaaaaggctgatgaattaaaaaaaactGAAGCAAAGAAAAAGGCtgatgaattaaaaaaagctgaagaaagaaaaaaagctgaagaaagaaaaaaggctgatgaattaaaaaaagctgaagaaaaaaaaagagaagaAGAAAGGAGAAATAATATGCAGTTAAGAAGAGCCGAGATACTTAAACAAATACAGAAAAAGAGAACAGAAGATGTAATGAAATTatatgaagaagaaaaaaaggCTGAACAACTTaaaaaagatgaagaagaaaaaaaaaaggcTGAACAACTTaaaaaagatgaagaagaaaaaataataaaggCTGAACAActtaaaaaagaagaagaagaaaaaaaaaagactGAACAActtaaaaaagaagaagaagaaaaaaaagaagaagaaaaaaggAAGACTGAACAACGTAAAGcagaagaagaaaaaaaaagaaagattGAAGAACTTAAAGcagaagaagaaaaaataataaaggCTGAACAActtaaaaaagaagaagaagaaaaaagaaaggCTGAACAACTTAAAatagaagaagaagaagaaaaaaaagcGGAAGATttaagaaaagaaaaagaatcTGTAATAGAAGAAGAGTTAAGAAAAGAAGatgaaaaaagaagaatggaagtagaaaaaaaaaatatagatacaaaagaagataattttgaaaatatcCAAGAATCCaatagaaaaaatacaccaaatattaataaagaaatattcGGATCGGAAATAAAAGAAGTTGttattacaaaaaatatgCAGTTAAAGGAAGAAGATTCATTTCAAAAGCATAATTCTGAAAATTCTAAGAATTCCAATAAAAATGTAGATTACccaaaagaaaaagattTATCAGAATATGATATAGGAAATGTATTAGAAACAAATGAAAATcagaaaataaataaggATGATATAGAAGGATCGAATAATAGCATTGCaggaaataataatgatataaacTATACAAAACTAGATGTggaagaatataaaaaaagggATGTTAAGGAAACAAGGGaacaaattataaaaatatcaaaaaCGAATATGTGTAATAATGATTTTTCATCAAAATATTGTGATTATATGAAAGATAGTATTTCATCAGGTACATGTTCTAAtgaagaaagaaaaaatttatgTTGTTCCATTTCTGATTTTTGCTTACAATACTTTGATCataattcaaataaatattatgattgTACCAAAAAAGAATTTGCTGATCCTTTATATAgatgttttaaaaaaaaagaattttcAA acATGGTTTATTTTGCTGGAGCAGGAATAGTACTGATACTCCTGTTTGTCATTGGTTCAAAAATAATCATAGGAAAGTG gTTTGAAGAAGCTACATTCGATGAAATGGatttaaattatgataaaatatatacactAGCAATGATaa ATAATGAAGAAACTGAAGTAAGCAATCCTTTAAATTATTCTGCAgaaaacataataaaatga
- a CDS encoding hypothetical protein (conserved Plasmodium protein, unknown function), whose translation MPRTCKNGQECRKYKAYENVDDKHVSIIQPILLVGMIFVFYIFYFRLFKRRYASNESYRRKMNKKNISSKPVISLCLNDIVIRIIGNNAHIMENSVEPLNKLSSISELFVIAQISNDVQEKNIIDLFKKLGLFDKGLKEHRLMFCNTSNGRASMIRQLSPLTHVDNDETVIKTLTGKIPNLVQIYENINTSDHANFFTSLQAFTQVICAVATVEGIN comes from the coding sequence atgcCTAGAACATGTAAAAATGGGCAAGAATgtagaaaatataaagcGTATGAAAATGTGGACGATAAACATGTTTCAATTATTCAACCAATTTTATTGGTTGGTATGATATTTgtgttttatattttttactttcgattatttaaaagaagaTATGCAAGTAATGAAAGTTACAGaagaaaaatgaataaaaaaaatataagtaGTAAACCCGTTATTTCATTATGTTTAAATGATATTGTCATTAGAATTATTGGTAATAATGCACACATTATGGAAAATTCAGTAGAACCCTTAAATAAATTAAGTTCTATTTCTGAACTTTTTGTTATTGCACAAATATCAAATGATGTgcaagaaaaaaatataattgatctctttaaaaaattagGATTATTTGATAAAGGTTTAAAAGAACATCGTTTAATGTTTTGTAATACTTCAAATGGAAGAGCATCAATGATAAGACAACTATCCCCACTTACCCATGTTGATAATGATGAAACAGTTATAAAAACCTTAACAGGGAAAATTCCAAACCTTGTTcaaatatatgaaaatattaatacaaGTGATCATGCCAATTTTTTTACATCTCTACAAGCATTTACTCAAGTTATATGTGCTGTTGCAACCGTTGAAGGTATTAATTAA